The following are from one region of the Vitis riparia cultivar Riparia Gloire de Montpellier isolate 1030 unplaced genomic scaffold, EGFV_Vit.rip_1.0 scaffold742_pilon_pilon, whole genome shotgun sequence genome:
- the LOC117910436 gene encoding caskin-2-like isoform X3 — protein MVISIQPTIPFFEGNGYDTWSIKMRTLFISEDLWELVDKGYVEEEIPRDAMRDVRKNDAKALFFIQQAITESIFPQISKATKSKEAWDTLQTKYQSTSLVAAQDGDGSQTDIPVMDDSVYEAAAKGDIEVLKKIPESEFHAQLSPKHNTILHIASEFGKLECVNWILDLPSSSSLLQRPNLNEDTPLHLAAKEGHLEVVEALINAAREPTLDIETGPGPHKVMLRMENKGKDTALHEAV, from the exons ATGGTTATCTCAATCCAACCTACCATCCCATTTTTTGAAGGAAATGGATATGATACTTGGAGCATAAAGATGAGGACTCTTTTTATCTCCGAAGATCTGTGGGAGCTTGTGGATAAGGGTTATGTAGAAGAGGAAATTCCAAGAGATGCTATGAGAGATGTACGAAAGAATGATGCCAAGGCattgttttttattcaacaaGCAATCACAGAGagtatttttcctcaaatttcaaaGGCAACAAAGTCTAAGGAAGCATGGGACACTTtgcaaacaaaatatcaaagcaCAAGCCTG GTTGCAGCTCAAGATGGAGATGGCAGCCAAACTGACATCCCAGTCATGGATGACTCTGTGTATGAGGCAGCAGCGAAGGGTGACATTGAAGTTCTGAAGAAAATTCCAGAGTCCGAATTTCATGCCCAATTAAGCCCAAAGCATAACACAATACTCCATATTGCAAGTGAATTCGGTAAATTAGAGTGTGTGAATTGGATCCTTGATTTGCCTTCATCTTCATCTCTACTGCAACGCCCTAATTTGAATGAGGACACTCCCCTTCACCTTGCAGCAAAGGAAGGGCATTTGGAGGTCGTGGAAGCTCTTATAAATGCTGCAAGAGAACCTACCCTAGATATTGAAACTGGGCCTGGACCACATAAGGTTATGCTGAGGATGGAAAATAAGGGGAAAGACACAGCCTTGCATGAGGCAGTGTGA
- the LOC117910436 gene encoding protein ACCELERATED CELL DEATH 6-like isoform X1: protein MAVEGGLAHFVKLTIEKSSTSPSYNGLMGRTALHAAVICNDIEITKTILEWKPDLTKEVDKNGWSPLHYAAEGGDLEIVKLLLEKSEKSVAYLRSKDGKKTALHIASFHHHTKIVEEILSHSPGCREQVDDEGNNVFHFAMMKKGDDDFKPSSYFVNYCLRLSGLINEKNAQGNTPIHLLSLNQISDVEFVFMRMVDKKAYNNEDLTAYDIILRAKEDISEEKDYIQCDLKTAMLETSSSYWEKETKREERKKDRKEYISQLQKQGETHLIVSALITTVTFAAGFTLPGGYKEDDGKAILSKKAAFRAFVVTDSIAMVSSLCAVFLHFFMTLHKRGKFLEKHLLWAFSLTMVGMGAMAITFATGLYAVLPHSSGLSVLTCILCSCFFLSIAVEYCKFWRGTISNIIFKIIFGLVAWIFV, encoded by the exons ATGGCTGTGGAGGGAGGACTTGCACACTTTGTGAAACTAACCATTGAGAAAAGTAGTACTTCACCTTCTTACAATGGCTTAATGGGTAGAACTGCCTTGCACGCTGCTGTAATATGCAATGACATAG AAATTACAAAGACAATACTGGAATGGAAGCCAGACCTCACCAAAGAAGTAGATAAGAATGGATGGTCTCCACTTCACTATGCTGCAGAGGGAGGTGATCTAGAAATAGTGAAGCTATTGCTAGAAAAATCAGAAAAGAGTGTAGCTTACCTTAGGAGCAAAGATGGGAAGAAGACTGCCCTTCATATTGCATCTTTCCACCATCATACAAAAATAGTAGAGGAGATCCTATCTCACTCTCCTGGTTGTCGGGAGCAGGTCGATGACGAGGGCAATAATGTTTTTCACTTTGCTATGATGAAAAAGGGAGACGATGATTTTAAACCTAGTAGTTACTTCGTCAATTATTGTTTAAGGTTGAGTGGacttataaatgagaaaaatgctCAAGGAAACACGCCCATTCACTTGCTCTCTCTTAATCAAATTTCAGATGTGGAGTTTGTATTCATGCGCATGGTGGATAAGAAGGCGTACAACAATGAAGACTTGACAGCTTATGACATAATTTTGAGGGCCAAAGAGGACATTTCCGAGGAGAAG GATTATATCCAATGTGACTTGAAGACGGCTATGCTTGAAACTAGTTCTTCATATTGGGAGAAGGAAActaagagagaggagagaaagaaagataGGAAAGAATACATCTCTCAATTACAAAAACAAGGCGAAACCCATTTGATAGTGTCTGCGCTTATAACAACAGTAACTTTTGCTGCAGGTTTCACCTTGCCCGGTGGTTACAAAGAGGATGATGGCAAGGCAATTTTATCAAAGAAAGCAGCCTTTAGAGCATTTGTTGTGACGGATAGCATAGCCATGGTATCTTCACTATGCGCCgtatttcttcacttttttatgACCCTGCACAAACGTGGGAAGTTCCTTGAAAAACACTTACTTTGGGCCTTTAGTTTGACCATGGTTGGGATGGGAGCAATGGCCATCACTTTCGCAACCGGCTTGTACGCTGTTTTACCGCATTCCTCGGGCCTTTCAGTTCTCACTTGCATCCTCTGCTCTTGCTTTTTCCTCTCCATTGCAGTTGAATATTGTAAATTTTGGAGAGGTACGATTTCGAAcatcatattcaaaataatctTTGGATTAGTTGCATGGATCTTTGTATGA
- the LOC117910436 gene encoding ankyrin repeat-containing protein NPR4-like isoform X2 has translation MAVEGGLAHFVKLTIEKSSTSPSYNGLMGRTALHAAVICNDIEITKTILEWKPDLTKEVDKNGWSPLHYAAEGGDLEIVKLLLEKSEKSVAYLRSKDGKKTALHIASFHHHTKIVEEILSHSPGCREQVDDEGNNVFHFAMMKKGDDDFKPNVEFVFMRMVDKKAYNNEDLTAYDIILRAKEDISEEKDYIQCDLKTAMLETSSSYWEKETKREERKKDRKEYISQLQKQGETHLIVSALITTVTFAAGFTLPGGYKEDDGKAILSKKAAFRAFVVTDSIAMVSSLCAVFLHFFMTLHKRGKFLEKHLLWAFSLTMVGMGAMAITFATGLYAVLPHSSGLSVLTCILCSCFFLSIAVEYCKFWRGTISNIIFKIIFGLVAWIFV, from the exons ATGGCTGTGGAGGGAGGACTTGCACACTTTGTGAAACTAACCATTGAGAAAAGTAGTACTTCACCTTCTTACAATGGCTTAATGGGTAGAACTGCCTTGCACGCTGCTGTAATATGCAATGACATAG AAATTACAAAGACAATACTGGAATGGAAGCCAGACCTCACCAAAGAAGTAGATAAGAATGGATGGTCTCCACTTCACTATGCTGCAGAGGGAGGTGATCTAGAAATAGTGAAGCTATTGCTAGAAAAATCAGAAAAGAGTGTAGCTTACCTTAGGAGCAAAGATGGGAAGAAGACTGCCCTTCATATTGCATCTTTCCACCATCATACAAAAATAGTAGAGGAGATCCTATCTCACTCTCCTGGTTGTCGGGAGCAGGTCGATGACGAGGGCAATAATGTTTTTCACTTTGCTATGATGAAAAAGGGAGACGATGATTTTAAACCTA ATGTGGAGTTTGTATTCATGCGCATGGTGGATAAGAAGGCGTACAACAATGAAGACTTGACAGCTTATGACATAATTTTGAGGGCCAAAGAGGACATTTCCGAGGAGAAG GATTATATCCAATGTGACTTGAAGACGGCTATGCTTGAAACTAGTTCTTCATATTGGGAGAAGGAAActaagagagaggagagaaagaaagataGGAAAGAATACATCTCTCAATTACAAAAACAAGGCGAAACCCATTTGATAGTGTCTGCGCTTATAACAACAGTAACTTTTGCTGCAGGTTTCACCTTGCCCGGTGGTTACAAAGAGGATGATGGCAAGGCAATTTTATCAAAGAAAGCAGCCTTTAGAGCATTTGTTGTGACGGATAGCATAGCCATGGTATCTTCACTATGCGCCgtatttcttcacttttttatgACCCTGCACAAACGTGGGAAGTTCCTTGAAAAACACTTACTTTGGGCCTTTAGTTTGACCATGGTTGGGATGGGAGCAATGGCCATCACTTTCGCAACCGGCTTGTACGCTGTTTTACCGCATTCCTCGGGCCTTTCAGTTCTCACTTGCATCCTCTGCTCTTGCTTTTTCCTCTCCATTGCAGTTGAATATTGTAAATTTTGGAGAGGTACGATTTCGAAcatcatattcaaaataatctTTGGATTAGTTGCATGGATCTTTGTATGA